From the genome of Streptomyces sp. SID8374:
TTTCTCTACGGGGCGGCTCTGCCATACTTTGGCGGAGCGCCGTTCCGCCAACTTAGCGGAACATTGTTCCGCGAGCAAAGGGAGACATCCGTGCCAGAGCCGGTCGGGATTCGCCAAGCACAGGCGCAGCGCACGCGCGGCGGCGTGCTGGAGGCCGCGGCGGCGGTCTTCGTGGACCAGGGCGTCCAGGCGCCCGTCCGTGACATCGCCGAACGCGCCGGTGTCGGTGTCGGCACCGTCTACCGGAACTTCCCGACCCGGGCGGACCTGGTCACCGCCGTCTACCGGCACCAGATCGACGCCTGCGCCGCGCTCGCGCCCCGGCTCCTGGCGGAATCGGAGTCGCCGTTCACCGCGCTGACTTTGTGGACGGACGCGTTCGTGGATTTCCTCGTGACCAAGCACGGCCTCGGTGCGGCGCTGGGGTCCGGCGATCCGGGGCTGGAGAGGCTTCACGCCCTCATGCTCGAAACCCTGGTCCCGGCCTGCGCGACGCTCCTGGATGCCTGTGCCGCCGCCCGTGAACTCAGCGGCGACATCGGCGCCTACACGCTCATGCGTGCCATCGGGAACCTCTGCATCACCGGCCCCGACTACGACCGGGCCGACGCCGCACGCATGGTCGCCACCCTTCTCGCGGGGTGCCGCAGTACGGCCTAGCGGCGGGATCCGGCCCGGTGCGGGGAGCGCCGTCGTCGTTCCGTACAAGCACCGGACGGCGGCGCGGCCATGTGGTTGAATCCTCAATATCGGTTGGCCGAAAATGATCGGTGCATCAGCGTGGTCGGCCATGGACCGACGGGAGCCGGCCGAGTACCGCGCTGCCGTTCCAGGTGGCAGTTGCGCGGCCACCCCCGACCGCTCGAAGAAGGACTCCGTCCATGGAAGCCACCGTCACCAATTTCCACTACGGGGCAGTGACCCCCGTCGCCGCGTTCCTGATGGCCTGCCTCGGTGCGGCGCTGGGGCTGAGATGCACGACCCGCGCGATCCGGCGCGGAACGAACCGGGCCGGCTGGCTCGCCCTCGGCGCGGTGTCGATCGGGTGCGGCATCTGGACCATGCACTTCATCGCCATGGCCGGATTCACCATCGACGGCATGTCGATGAAGTACGACTCCGCGACCACCGTTCTCAGCCTGGTGGTCGCGATAGCCGTGGTCGCCGTGGGTGTGTTCCTGGTCGGATTCCGGGGGCCGGGAACCCTGGTGCTGACCACGGCCGGTGTCTTCACCGGGCTGGGCGTCGCCGCGATGCACTACCTCGGCATGGCCGCCATGCACACCCCCGGTGAGCTGAACTACTCCTACGGAACGGTGGCCCTGTCGATCCTTATCGCAGTCGTGGCCGCGACCGCCGCGCTCTGGGCGGCGGTATCCGTGCACGGGCTCGGCGCGAGCGTCGGGGCCAGCCTGATCATGGGGGTGGCCGTCACCGGTATGCACTACACCGGCATGGCGGCGGTCGCCGTCCCCGTCGACCACCACGGAGCGGGCACCCAGTCGTCGGCCGGGATGCTGTCGTTCCTGCTGGTCATGCTGGCAGGCCCGCTGGCCGCCCTCGTCATGTCCGCCGTGGTCGTCATGTTCGACGGCGATGTGATGCTGGGCGCCGACGAGCGGGGCGCGCGCACCTCGGGTCCGGCGCCCGCCCCCGGCCACGCCGTCACGGGCCGGGGCGGATCCGGCTCCTACCACGGCCCGGGGGCCTGAGCGCCGCAGGCGAGTCCGGGCCCCTACGAACCACCGCCGCCCGCGGAGGCCTTGGCCCGGAGAATCGTCCCCACGGACTTCTCGCGCCACCGCTCCAGGAGTTCGTGGAAGGCGAACGCGCCGTCGGGGTAGGCGTTGGGGCCGTTCGGCCGGCCGCGTCCCTCACGGTTGTAGTAGCCGGGGGTGCACTCGGCGTGGAACCACTCGTGGTCCGGGGCGTCCTCGGCCAGCGCGGCGATCCAGGCGTCCTCGTCCTCGCGGGACGGTTCGATCACGGCACCCTCGGCCTCGGCCGCCGCGACCAGGGCTGCGGCATGGACCGCCTGCTCGTCGAGGATGTGGGTGAAGTTGACGCTGCTGGCGTTCTGGAGGGTCCCCATCTGGATCAGGTTCGGGAACCCGTTGCTGGTGAAGCCGTGCAACGTACGCGGACCCTCCTGAGCCCACCGGTGCAGCAGCTGAGTGCCGCCCCGGCCGTGGACGGGGAGCTTCCCGGAGAGGATGCCGGAGGTTCCGACGGAGAACCCGGTGGCGAAGATCAGACAGTCGAGTCCGTACGTCGCGTCCCCGACCACGACCCCGTGTGCGGTGACCCGTTCGATGCCATGGGTGTCGGCGGTGTCGACCAGAGTGACGTTGGGCCGGTTGAACGCCGGGTAGTACGCGTCCGAGAAGGCAGGGCGCTTGCAGGCGTACCGGTACCAGGGCTTGAGCTTCTCCGCCGTACCGGGGTCGGTGACCGACTCCGCCACGCGGGCGCGCAGTTCGTTCATCTTGGCGGCGTCGGCAGCCTCGTACGCGGCCTCGAAGGCCTGACGGTCACCACGGCGGCGGAAGCTCGGCAGGAGCTTCTCCAGGAGGACCGCCGACCGGGTCCAGCT
Proteins encoded in this window:
- a CDS encoding TetR/AcrR family transcriptional regulator, with protein sequence MPEPVGIRQAQAQRTRGGVLEAAAAVFVDQGVQAPVRDIAERAGVGVGTVYRNFPTRADLVTAVYRHQIDACAALAPRLLAESESPFTALTLWTDAFVDFLVTKHGLGAALGSGDPGLERLHALMLETLVPACATLLDACAAARELSGDIGAYTLMRAIGNLCITGPDYDRADAARMVATLLAGCRSTA
- a CDS encoding MHYT domain-containing protein: MEATVTNFHYGAVTPVAAFLMACLGAALGLRCTTRAIRRGTNRAGWLALGAVSIGCGIWTMHFIAMAGFTIDGMSMKYDSATTVLSLVVAIAVVAVGVFLVGFRGPGTLVLTTAGVFTGLGVAAMHYLGMAAMHTPGELNYSYGTVALSILIAVVAATAALWAAVSVHGLGASVGASLIMGVAVTGMHYTGMAAVAVPVDHHGAGTQSSAGMLSFLLVMLAGPLAALVMSAVVVMFDGDVMLGADERGARTSGPAPAPGHAVTGRGGSGSYHGPGA